Proteins from a single region of Chloroherpeton thalassium ATCC 35110:
- a CDS encoding glycoside hydrolase family 2, with the protein MGLRRVIILSLLFILSQSVSGFAETYLFYENRHAASTSPSAYPESKTREMMPLDGKWRAILPDGSEATISVPSAFDFSGKVRFEKKVELPRALEKRHFKLICEGINNHCEIFVNDQFIKFHAVSGAAFQVDIANEFLRFGQENKITIVADSRLDPIRTIPIKAKAYSKKNYGGIFRDIFLVAEPEIILDDADVNYEIRSDTLNLDLLVKIKTYVLSSPNMVADSKVTCSFRMLLDSAVVLNEPNLFTFKPEQEQILQETTHFNVPHITTWSPAYPALYRMEFVLRSESGSLLDSISLATGFRKIDIQNGVFHLNGIPAELKGVNLIEEGYTSANALSRQNILNDIKLVKGLGANAIRFKEAPSPIWPKLCDSLGIFVILDEATSGIPSEILGQKSYAENAELYLRELIDLTKFNPSVIAYGFGTGIDLEHEGTEKYLSQLYRRAKERSKNFTFFSPKYFVKSSLYKYGDFIGATLFNESFSTSQEQLDAAAKFLPSDKSLIVTEYGAAAEPGNHNGYSDPRSLEYQAKYFLDHYKYFKQLNKNKPLIAGSFVYSLADYHYAIPPISCTHYKDIYLASYGLTRLDRERKMSYDMVKSLYADERVYNPPIGKFAPDFSPSLILVATLLTAALVFILNENHRIRENLVRAMVRPFHLFIDIRDMRISSLLEPILLLSLLSLLWGSILAAILFSVKDTPILEEWLSHVIGGGSMRSVLNFLILEPALATLIYGILFFVLSGLLCWLINAVLYLVGKKRVTFTQILNLWTWASVHWIVLIFIAAFIDRLESPKFTLIIFLVSIVFIAMSFFRTFKGLAIVTNQARHKVYIAGFVTILVILLGSFYLYDQYNFTTAYMHYWRNVAGQ; encoded by the coding sequence GTGGGATTACGCAGAGTTATCATTTTATCACTTCTTTTCATTCTTTCCCAGTCCGTCAGCGGATTTGCCGAAACGTATTTGTTCTATGAAAATCGACATGCGGCTTCAACAAGCCCTTCGGCCTATCCAGAGAGCAAAACACGGGAAATGATGCCTCTTGATGGCAAGTGGCGGGCTATTTTGCCAGATGGCTCTGAAGCAACAATTTCAGTTCCTTCCGCATTTGATTTTAGCGGCAAAGTTCGTTTTGAAAAAAAAGTTGAACTGCCTCGTGCGTTGGAAAAACGGCATTTCAAGCTGATTTGCGAAGGCATTAACAACCACTGCGAGATTTTTGTCAATGATCAGTTCATCAAGTTCCATGCGGTCAGCGGCGCGGCATTTCAGGTCGATATTGCCAACGAGTTTTTACGATTTGGGCAAGAAAATAAAATCACGATTGTGGCGGATAGCCGCTTAGATCCGATTCGCACCATCCCTATCAAAGCGAAAGCTTATAGCAAAAAGAATTATGGCGGTATTTTTAGGGATATTTTTCTTGTGGCTGAGCCGGAAATTATTTTGGACGACGCCGATGTCAATTATGAAATTCGGAGCGACACCCTGAACCTCGACCTGCTCGTCAAGATTAAAACCTATGTGCTCTCTTCGCCAAACATGGTGGCGGACTCAAAAGTAACCTGCTCATTTCGGATGCTGCTGGATTCAGCCGTTGTGCTCAACGAGCCCAATCTTTTTACATTCAAACCAGAACAAGAACAAATTCTTCAGGAAACCACCCATTTTAACGTTCCACATATTACAACATGGAGTCCGGCTTATCCAGCGCTCTATCGCATGGAGTTTGTTTTGCGTTCCGAGTCGGGAAGTCTTTTGGATAGCATTTCGCTGGCTACCGGCTTTAGAAAGATCGATATTCAAAACGGCGTCTTTCATTTGAACGGTATTCCCGCCGAACTAAAAGGCGTCAATTTGATCGAGGAAGGTTACACCTCGGCCAACGCGCTTTCTCGTCAAAATATTTTGAACGACATCAAACTGGTAAAGGGATTGGGCGCAAATGCAATTCGGTTTAAAGAAGCGCCAAGTCCAATTTGGCCAAAACTTTGCGATAGCCTTGGCATTTTTGTGATTTTGGACGAAGCCACATCCGGCATTCCTTCGGAAATATTAGGACAGAAAAGCTATGCGGAAAATGCCGAGCTTTACCTAAGAGAGCTGATCGATCTCACAAAGTTTAATCCATCGGTTATTGCGTATGGGTTCGGAACGGGAATTGATTTGGAGCATGAAGGCACGGAAAAGTATCTTAGTCAGCTCTATCGGCGTGCCAAAGAGCGCTCGAAGAATTTCACCTTTTTCTCGCCAAAATATTTTGTAAAAAGCTCGCTTTATAAATATGGCGATTTTATTGGTGCGACGCTGTTCAATGAATCGTTCAGCACTTCGCAAGAGCAGTTGGATGCAGCAGCAAAATTTTTGCCGTCGGATAAATCGCTGATCGTCACGGAATACGGCGCTGCAGCCGAACCAGGAAATCACAACGGATATAGCGACCCGCGCTCGTTGGAATATCAAGCCAAATATTTTCTGGATCACTACAAGTATTTCAAGCAGCTAAATAAAAATAAACCTCTCATTGCTGGCTCATTTGTCTATTCTTTGGCCGATTATCATTATGCGATTCCGCCAATTAGCTGCACCCATTACAAGGATATTTACCTGGCCAGCTATGGCCTTACGCGCTTGGATAGAGAGCGCAAAATGAGTTACGACATGGTCAAGTCGCTTTATGCCGATGAGCGCGTCTACAATCCGCCGATTGGAAAATTTGCGCCGGATTTTTCTCCGTCACTCATTTTGGTAGCCACTTTGCTAACCGCCGCGCTCGTTTTCATTTTGAATGAAAACCACCGAATTCGGGAAAATCTTGTGCGTGCTATGGTTCGGCCATTTCATCTGTTCATCGATATTCGCGACATGCGCATTAGCTCCTTGCTTGAGCCGATTTTGCTGCTCAGTCTGCTTTCGTTGCTTTGGGGATCAATTCTTGCGGCCATTTTATTCAGCGTGAAAGATACGCCTATTTTAGAAGAATGGCTTTCGCATGTGATTGGCGGCGGTTCGATGCGCAGCGTGTTGAACTTTTTGATTCTTGAACCGGCGTTGGCGACGCTCATCTATGGCATTTTGTTTTTCGTGCTTTCCGGTCTGCTGTGTTGGTTGATTAACGCCGTTTTGTATCTCGTTGGAAAAAAACGGGTCACATTTACTCAGATTTTAAATCTGTGGACTTGGGCGTCGGTTCACTGGATTGTGCTAATTTTTATTGCCGCATTTATCGATCGCTTAGAAAGTCCGAAGTTTACATTGATCATTTTCTTGGTTTCGATTGTGTTCATCGCAATGTCGTTCTTTAGGACTTTCAAAGGATTGGCGATTGTCACCAATCAAGCGCGGCACAAGGTTTACATTGCGGGTTTCGTCACGATTTTGGTGATTTTGCTCGGCTCGTTCTATTTGTATGACCAATACAATTTCACGACGGCCTACATGCACTACTGGCGGAATGTTGCTGGCCAGTAA
- a CDS encoding methyltransferase family protein yields the protein MPQFLKTFLIGISLAIFVGLLILLPSYFFGNPYDWRVPLAYFSYFSLFSSFLLRSVRYGNLSATKTDRQRKTRADSLSYKILFWGLTVAHWLSIYEYFHPILTLSDTVATTLTPLGIIFMAGAILLNHHAAHTLGKFFDRLHISDGHQLITTGAYRFVRHPIYTSYLCLFLGFCLLFKSAVACLLMFIVCFIGYRSRIKLEENMLLEQFGAEYEAYRNSTKRLFPFLY from the coding sequence ATGCCTCAATTTTTGAAGACTTTTTTGATTGGTATTTCGCTTGCCATTTTTGTTGGGCTTCTCATTTTGCTGCCCTCTTACTTCTTTGGAAATCCTTATGATTGGCGAGTTCCATTGGCGTACTTCAGCTATTTTTCGCTTTTCTCGAGTTTCCTTTTGCGATCCGTTCGCTATGGAAACCTTTCCGCAACAAAAACTGACCGACAACGCAAAACTCGCGCCGATAGTCTTTCCTACAAAATCCTTTTTTGGGGGTTAACGGTTGCGCACTGGCTGAGCATTTACGAATATTTTCATCCTATTTTGACGCTATCGGACACGGTTGCCACAACCCTAACGCCGCTTGGGATCATATTCATGGCTGGCGCCATTTTGCTGAATCATCACGCCGCGCATACACTTGGAAAATTCTTTGACCGGCTCCACATTTCCGATGGCCATCAGCTCATTACAACGGGCGCTTATCGCTTTGTTCGTCATCCGATCTACACCAGCTATCTATGTTTGTTCCTTGGGTTTTGCTTGCTGTTCAAAAGTGCGGTGGCGTGTTTGCTTATGTTTATCGTCTGTTTCATTGGCTATCGGAGTCGCATTAAACTGGAAGAAAACATGCTCTTAGAACAATTCGGCGCGGAATATGAAGCGTATAGGAACAGCACGAAAAGATTGTTCCCTTTTTTATATTAA
- a CDS encoding CPBP family glutamic-type intramembrane protease, producing the protein MDEQQHFSDAFSGENAQPQGILERLRISPLLINATVLIGILFVYMLAGGLATLLAAGVNAGSVELSDLKLAINDGNLQMIRLVQFLAQVLIIGLPVLFLVPLHTGNWQVLSQENRRFLGLEVKASPMEFIYAALGIIVIHPFLAYSADLQITAMDVIFGVGDTLLAERKMMDEFIEKLTVMRSPAEFLGVAGLIAVTPAICEELLFRGYVLKNFSRSLSAGLTVFLTGLIFGAYHLNASETLPLVILGIYISFVRYYSGALSVAMTIHFVNNFFSVSGVFVLSHADFFHINPSLLESFESRNPDISSASAIFSAGLSLALFFIILNLYKTAVQKRFALGQ; encoded by the coding sequence TTGGACGAACAACAACATTTCTCTGATGCGTTCTCAGGCGAAAATGCTCAGCCACAAGGCATTTTAGAGCGCTTGCGCATTTCTCCATTGCTGATTAACGCCACGGTTTTAATCGGGATTCTTTTCGTCTACATGTTAGCTGGCGGACTGGCAACCTTACTCGCTGCAGGCGTGAACGCTGGCTCGGTGGAATTATCAGATTTAAAACTTGCCATTAACGATGGCAATCTGCAAATGATTCGGTTGGTGCAATTTTTAGCTCAGGTGCTCATCATTGGCTTGCCGGTGCTTTTTCTCGTCCCGTTGCACACAGGAAACTGGCAAGTTTTGAGCCAGGAAAATCGCCGATTTCTTGGCTTGGAAGTCAAAGCGTCGCCGATGGAATTCATTTACGCGGCGTTGGGAATTATCGTTATTCATCCATTTTTGGCTTACTCGGCAGATCTGCAAATCACCGCCATGGATGTGATTTTTGGCGTTGGCGATACGCTCTTGGCTGAGCGAAAAATGATGGACGAATTTATTGAGAAGCTCACCGTGATGCGCAGCCCGGCTGAATTTTTAGGCGTTGCCGGACTCATTGCCGTTACGCCTGCCATTTGCGAGGAATTGCTTTTTAGGGGCTATGTGCTCAAAAACTTTTCGCGTTCGCTCAGCGCGGGATTGACTGTTTTTCTAACAGGTTTAATTTTCGGCGCTTATCATCTCAATGCCTCTGAAACGCTTCCGTTAGTTATTTTAGGAATTTATATTTCATTTGTGCGTTACTATTCTGGGGCGTTGAGCGTGGCCATGACGATTCACTTTGTGAATAACTTTTTTTCCGTTTCAGGTGTCTTTGTCTTGTCACATGCAGATTTTTTCCATATCAATCCATCGCTTTTGGAAAGTTTCGAATCCCGGAATCCAGATATTTCATCGGCTTCTGCAATCTTTTCTGCAGGACTTTCGCTTGCGCTTTTTTTCATTATTTTAAACTTATATAAAACTGCTGTACAAAAGCGGTTTGCTTTAGGTCAGTAA
- a CDS encoding putative signal transducing protein: MPHSSNLEEIEGWRVVYNTNSEMEAELIKAYLSDAEIEAQVMSQRDHMLPANEFETLLVHVLVEPENLDAAQSLIQAFFENRDSASQESGETNS; the protein is encoded by the coding sequence ATGCCGCACTCATCAAATTTAGAGGAAATTGAAGGCTGGCGAGTGGTGTATAACACCAACTCGGAAATGGAAGCTGAACTGATTAAGGCTTATTTGAGCGACGCCGAAATTGAGGCGCAAGTCATGTCGCAGCGCGACCACATGTTGCCAGCCAACGAGTTTGAAACCTTGCTCGTGCATGTGCTCGTTGAGCCGGAAAATTTAGACGCAGCCCAATCGTTAATCCAAGCCTTCTTTGAAAATCGCGATTCAGCATCGCAGGAAAGCGGAGAAACGAATTCGTGA
- a CDS encoding phosphatidate cytidylyltransferase: MSSNLAKRIIIALLGAPLVIWLIVLGGHFFFLLVIVIALASMNELRLMVKETNATTPDFLLFLASAGLLADFFYGFMPVSELAIAITIGFSAIELYRNRGIATHNLGASFLTVFYISLSFGTLFWLRHLDDHGLFVIITLLSVWAADTFAFFGGHALGQKIFKKKLFERISPKKTWEGYLMGVAGSIFISSLFNEMFPLPHATEIDAILIGAIIGVLSPIGDLIESMFKRDSGLKDSSEILPGHGGFFDRFDSLCFISPIIFFYCRYIIQI, encoded by the coding sequence GTGAGTTCAAATTTAGCTAAACGCATTATCATTGCGCTTCTTGGTGCTCCGCTTGTTATTTGGCTCATTGTTCTCGGCGGACATTTTTTTTTCCTGTTAGTGATTGTAATTGCATTGGCATCGATGAACGAGCTGCGCCTCATGGTGAAAGAAACCAATGCCACTACACCCGATTTTCTTTTATTTTTGGCCAGCGCCGGGCTGCTGGCTGATTTTTTCTACGGGTTTATGCCCGTATCGGAATTGGCCATTGCCATCACAATTGGCTTTAGCGCCATTGAGCTTTATAGAAATCGCGGCATTGCCACGCACAATCTTGGCGCGTCGTTCCTAACGGTTTTCTATATTTCGCTCTCTTTTGGCACGCTCTTTTGGCTGCGCCATCTCGACGATCATGGCCTTTTTGTCATCATCACGTTGCTTAGTGTTTGGGCAGCCGATACATTTGCTTTTTTTGGCGGACATGCGTTGGGGCAAAAAATTTTTAAAAAGAAGCTTTTCGAAAGAATTAGTCCCAAAAAAACATGGGAAGGTTATCTTATGGGCGTGGCTGGTTCGATTTTCATTTCATCCTTGTTCAATGAGATGTTTCCGTTGCCACACGCCACCGAGATTGATGCAATATTGATCGGCGCGATTATAGGCGTGCTCTCGCCAATTGGCGACTTGATAGAATCCATGTTCAAACGCGATAGCGGGTTGAAAGACTCTTCAGAAATCTTGCCTGGACATGGCGGCTTTTTTGATAGGTTCGACTCGCTGTGCTTTATTTCGCCAATAATTTTTTTTTATTGCCGTTATATTATACAGATTTAA
- a CDS encoding PTS sugar transporter subunit IIA: MKLSDLLSKEYILLGLDINTKEGVIEKMLSLVSNHPNLVDNEKLREDVLKREEEMSTGIGKNIALPHAKTEAVTQPILAFALLKKAVEFDAIDSQPVRFVFLLATPEQMLAQHLKLLSRISRVASKEEIRNRLLETKDPASVLSVFIEEEKAFPEI; encoded by the coding sequence ATGAAGCTCTCAGACCTTTTGTCCAAAGAATATATTTTACTTGGGCTGGATATTAATACAAAAGAAGGCGTCATTGAAAAAATGCTCTCTCTTGTTTCTAATCATCCCAATTTGGTGGATAATGAAAAATTAAGAGAAGATGTGTTGAAACGCGAAGAAGAAATGTCTACCGGAATTGGCAAAAATATTGCGTTGCCCCATGCAAAAACAGAAGCAGTTACTCAGCCAATTTTAGCATTTGCTTTGCTTAAAAAAGCCGTTGAATTTGACGCGATTGACAGCCAACCCGTTCGATTTGTGTTTTTGCTTGCAACACCGGAACAGATGCTTGCCCAACACTTGAAGTTGCTGAGCAGAATTTCCAGAGTTGCTAGCAAAGAAGAAATCCGAAATAGACTTTTGGAGACCAAAGACCCAGCTTCTGTGCTTTCTGTCTTTATTGAAGAAGAAAAAGCCTTCCCTGAAATTTAG
- the hisS gene encoding histidine--tRNA ligase translates to MKFQTIKGTKDILPSEIHKWHYVENTVRGVFQRFGYNEIRTPVFEQTALFQRGIGETTDIVGKEMYSFQPDPESESLTLRPEMTAPVMRAYLQHSLSGTSPATKVFYISEIFRKERPQAGRQRQFWQFGCECIGSDQPEADAEVILLMTEIYRQLGIKNFTLRLNSLGETESRLAHREALQTYLKPHFDLLDEISKTRFEKNPLRILDSKNPALAEIIAGAPHITEFLDDASKAHFQTVQTYLKNAGLDFTVDPTLVRGLDYYSRTAFELVSTDLGAQDALAGGGRYDSLATVLGAKNSSAAVGFAAGIERLLIIMEKLDLFQAVLPPAPLLFIATQSPVAKEWAFQTVNRLRTEGIHVALDLLGRSLKAQMREANRTHAKYVLIVGEEELSTGRFQLKHLQTSEQVELSEADIFTKMQTETTQDLG, encoded by the coding sequence ATGAAGTTTCAGACCATCAAAGGGACCAAAGACATCCTACCTTCAGAAATTCACAAATGGCATTACGTAGAAAACACTGTTCGAGGCGTGTTTCAACGCTTCGGATACAACGAAATTCGTACGCCTGTTTTTGAGCAAACCGCGCTTTTTCAACGCGGAATTGGGGAGACAACCGACATCGTAGGCAAAGAAATGTACTCATTTCAGCCCGATCCTGAATCAGAATCCCTAACGCTTCGTCCCGAAATGACAGCGCCGGTTATGCGCGCATATCTACAACACAGCCTTTCTGGAACATCTCCGGCAACCAAAGTTTTCTACATCAGCGAGATTTTTCGAAAAGAGCGCCCGCAGGCTGGCCGCCAACGCCAGTTCTGGCAATTTGGCTGCGAATGTATCGGCAGCGACCAGCCCGAAGCCGATGCAGAAGTCATCTTGCTCATGACTGAAATTTACCGGCAACTTGGCATTAAAAATTTCACCTTGCGGCTGAATAGTTTAGGCGAAACGGAATCCAGACTTGCCCACCGCGAAGCGCTCCAAACGTATTTGAAACCTCATTTTGACCTTTTAGATGAAATTTCAAAAACGCGCTTCGAGAAAAATCCGCTTAGAATTCTCGATTCAAAAAATCCCGCTTTGGCTGAAATTATTGCTGGCGCACCGCACATTACCGAGTTTCTTGACGATGCCTCCAAAGCGCATTTTCAAACGGTGCAAACCTATCTAAAAAATGCCGGCCTCGACTTTACAGTTGACCCAACGCTCGTTCGCGGACTGGATTATTACTCCAGAACGGCGTTTGAACTCGTCAGCACCGACTTAGGAGCGCAGGACGCGCTGGCTGGCGGTGGCCGCTATGATTCGCTGGCGACTGTGCTTGGCGCTAAAAATAGCTCAGCTGCAGTTGGTTTTGCAGCCGGCATAGAGCGACTCTTGATTATCATGGAAAAGCTGGATTTATTTCAAGCCGTGCTGCCACCTGCGCCATTGCTTTTCATAGCAACGCAAAGTCCGGTTGCAAAGGAATGGGCGTTCCAAACCGTCAATCGCCTTCGCACGGAGGGAATTCATGTCGCGCTTGATTTGCTTGGCCGAAGCTTGAAAGCACAAATGAGAGAAGCCAACCGAACCCATGCGAAATACGTGCTGATCGTTGGCGAAGAAGAACTTTCAACCGGGCGCTTCCAATTGAAGCATTTGCAAACTTCGGAGCAGGTCGAACTTTCGGAAGCAGACATTTTCACGAAAATGCAAACCGAAACCACACAGGATCTCGGTTAA
- a CDS encoding OmpA family protein, producing the protein MFFCSVFWHSAVALAPKNSIKRSESLAGKTLRDRSDSAITALSSDAAHLIDSVADVQPKILVFEAHPSKIRVGESVTLRWETENTLKIGILPQIGTVAHPNGTRTIRPATTTTYTLVAFHGEAFIEQKLTIVVEPPLPLIPPPQPDLFNPGDYIVLDIAFPVNRTELPYSAHDMLDELAEKLLAKRLSVEIVGHTDSKGSSRFNYNLSVQRAAAVKKYLIRRGVPASWLRAYGVGSNEPITRNKTKEGREKNRRIEVKVIKVLK; encoded by the coding sequence ATGTTCTTCTGTTCTGTGTTTTGGCATAGTGCAGTTGCCTTAGCCCCAAAAAATTCCATCAAGCGTTCTGAATCGTTAGCGGGCAAAACCCTTCGCGATCGCTCTGATAGCGCCATTACGGCGCTATCGTCTGATGCCGCGCATCTAATAGATTCTGTGGCCGACGTTCAACCGAAAATTCTTGTATTTGAGGCGCATCCCTCCAAAATTCGAGTGGGTGAATCGGTGACACTGCGATGGGAAACGGAAAATACGCTAAAAATTGGCATTTTGCCACAGATTGGAACGGTTGCTCATCCGAATGGCACGCGGACGATCCGCCCGGCCACCACCACGACCTACACGTTGGTTGCTTTTCATGGAGAAGCATTTATCGAGCAAAAACTGACAATCGTCGTTGAGCCGCCGCTTCCTTTAATTCCGCCGCCACAGCCTGACTTGTTCAACCCAGGCGATTACATTGTGTTGGATATTGCGTTTCCGGTAAATCGCACGGAGCTTCCCTATTCGGCGCACGATATGTTGGACGAACTGGCCGAGAAGCTTTTGGCAAAGCGGCTCTCGGTGGAAATTGTTGGCCACACGGATAGTAAAGGTTCTTCTCGTTTTAATTATAACCTTTCCGTTCAGCGAGCGGCAGCAGTCAAAAAATATCTAATTCGGCGTGGCGTGCCTGCAAGTTGGCTGCGTGCGTATGGCGTGGGTTCAAATGAACCGATTACGCGAAATAAGACAAAAGAAGGTCGGGAAAAAAATCGTCGGATTGAGGTGAAAGTGATCAAAGTGCTTAAGTAG
- a CDS encoding peptidase domain-containing ABC transporter, with translation MQSNKTQDLETQLEQQIISLFEYLNHTGVEHLALEHLYEFLEQEPLHPSTLFERLEKNAQDAGLSLRRMQISADHFFEKKPVHSLILRAPAELMLIEEIQHSDKTVKLRSFATNDIAIVPAATLFKNQKSLDLLCYDGTIYTYMTSGKEDTAFRSKAHSTHQASDAHKHHEKTSVLSILDKLIRLLKEEQHDFLVVLGYAIIVGLLSLVMPLSAQAIVNTVALGVYSAQLVSLCIVVGIGLIILGAFEVMKRYVVDVLQRRLFVRTAFEIAHRLPRIRTKALENEYAPELVNRFFDVMTVQKTIGKFLLDGVSATLIALSGLILLGIYHPIFLLFNVFLLIFVPVLIFVLGRGGLELSIKESKKKYALASWLEDIARCQTSFKMNGSPEFIYRRVDEIATEYVKARDKHFSVLIRQLSGSYIFRALASVGVLGIGGALVIEQQISLGQLVAAELVIVAITASLEKLVEQFEFHYDLLTAIDKISHVTDKELDPVGGELSPDFKGAVSVNLHDVTFSYTDGKKVLENVSLEIPAGGRVSLVGKSGAGKTTLMSLIAGLNDAEHGVIEFNGYDISRMNLKQLHQIVAIVPAQNEIFEGTIEENILMGRAFDYEQMVWALKISQMYDDIRAMPNRLKTPIISAGRNLPGGLIRKIMIARAIIGKPKVLILDEAFGGMEENTKLELIRSLYSESSWTIIDISHDAEVIRRSEPIYVLHDKRIVETYMAGDLATKKDTLLGKLFPDLARQIIEERKNPALAKPNMKNNSETASREQAT, from the coding sequence ATGCAATCAAACAAGACTCAAGACTTAGAGACTCAATTAGAACAGCAAATCATTTCGCTTTTTGAATATTTGAACCACACCGGCGTAGAGCACCTCGCTCTCGAACACCTCTACGAATTTCTCGAGCAAGAGCCCCTTCATCCCAGCACGCTTTTTGAACGGCTGGAAAAAAATGCGCAAGATGCAGGCCTTTCGCTTCGCAGAATGCAAATATCAGCGGATCATTTTTTTGAGAAAAAACCGGTTCATTCTCTCATTTTGCGCGCGCCTGCCGAGCTTATGCTCATTGAAGAAATTCAGCATTCCGACAAAACCGTAAAACTCCGCTCATTTGCCACCAACGATATTGCGATCGTTCCAGCGGCCACGCTTTTTAAAAACCAAAAATCCTTAGACCTGCTTTGCTACGATGGAACAATTTATACTTACATGACATCGGGCAAAGAGGACACCGCATTTAGAAGCAAAGCGCATTCCACTCACCAGGCGAGCGACGCTCACAAGCATCATGAAAAAACAAGCGTTTTAAGCATTCTGGATAAACTTATTCGCCTGTTGAAAGAAGAACAGCACGATTTTTTGGTGGTGCTTGGGTATGCCATCATTGTTGGCTTGCTCTCGTTGGTTATGCCGCTTTCGGCGCAGGCAATTGTCAACACGGTGGCGCTGGGTGTGTATTCGGCGCAGCTTGTTTCGCTCTGCATTGTGGTGGGCATTGGCCTGATCATTTTAGGCGCGTTTGAAGTGATGAAGCGCTACGTAGTCGATGTGTTGCAGCGCCGTTTATTCGTGCGAACCGCGTTTGAAATTGCGCATCGCTTGCCGAGAATCCGCACGAAAGCGCTCGAAAATGAATACGCGCCTGAACTCGTGAATCGTTTTTTTGACGTGATGACTGTTCAAAAAACCATCGGTAAATTTCTGCTCGATGGTGTTAGCGCCACGCTTATCGCACTCAGCGGCCTCATTCTTTTGGGCATCTACCATCCGATTTTTCTGCTATTCAATGTCTTTCTGTTGATTTTTGTCCCCGTGCTCATTTTCGTTCTTGGCCGTGGCGGCTTGGAACTCAGCATTAAGGAATCCAAGAAAAAATACGCGCTGGCTTCGTGGCTGGAAGACATTGCCCGCTGCCAAACCAGTTTCAAAATGAATGGCTCGCCGGAATTTATCTATCGACGGGTTGATGAAATCGCGACAGAATATGTGAAAGCTCGCGATAAACATTTTTCCGTGTTGATTCGCCAATTGTCCGGGTCTTATATTTTCCGCGCGTTGGCTTCGGTCGGTGTGCTCGGAATTGGCGGCGCGCTTGTTATTGAGCAGCAAATTTCGCTTGGGCAGCTTGTGGCAGCAGAACTTGTGATTGTAGCCATTACGGCTTCTTTGGAAAAGCTTGTTGAGCAATTTGAGTTTCATTACGACTTGCTGACTGCCATTGATAAAATTTCCCATGTGACCGACAAAGAGCTCGATCCTGTTGGCGGCGAGCTGAGCCCCGATTTCAAAGGCGCTGTTTCGGTGAACTTGCATGATGTCACATTTAGCTACACCGATGGAAAAAAAGTGCTTGAAAACGTTTCACTTGAAATTCCAGCGGGCGGTCGTGTGAGTCTGGTTGGCAAAAGCGGCGCAGGGAAAACCACGCTCATGTCGCTCATTGCTGGCCTTAACGATGCCGAACACGGCGTTATCGAATTCAACGGCTACGACATCAGCCGCATGAACCTGAAACAACTGCATCAAATTGTGGCTATTGTTCCGGCTCAAAATGAAATATTTGAAGGCACCATTGAGGAAAACATTCTCATGGGACGCGCCTTTGACTACGAGCAAATGGTTTGGGCGCTAAAAATTTCGCAGATGTACGACGACATTCGCGCCATGCCAAATCGTCTGAAAACTCCAATTATCTCGGCTGGTCGCAATTTACCTGGCGGTCTTATCCGCAAAATCATGATTGCCCGCGCGATTATCGGCAAACCAAAAGTCCTTATTCTTGACGAAGCATTTGGCGGAATGGAGGAAAATACCAAGCTGGAACTGATTCGCTCCCTTTATTCTGAGTCGAGCTGGACGATCATCGATATCTCGCACGACGCCGAAGTTATTCGCCGCTCCGAGCCGATTTATGTGCTTCACGACAAACGCATCGTCGAAACATACATGGCCGGCGATCTTGCCACCAAAAAAGACACGCTTCTTGGCAAGCTCTTCCCTGATTTAGCCAGGCAAATTATAGAGGAGCGCAAAAATCCGGCACTTGCAAAGCCAAACATGAAAAATAATTCGGAAACGGCCTCTCGCGAACAGGCTACTTAA